ATAGTTCAAACATTTATAACACCCTCTTAATATACAAATCACTCGCTTTGAAAAAAAGATTGACCGAATCGCCGACATTCAAATCCATCCTTTGCGAACTCTTACGTGAGACAATACTTTCAAAAATGGCATCAGACGTGGCTAATTTAACACTACTGAGCAAGATACCATTATCAATCTCAATGATTTTTGCAGAGAGTTGATTGCTAAAACTGATATCGCCATAAAATTCTTTTCCTATTGCAACATGGGTCGGCTTGACACTGAGTTCCACCTCACTGCCTAGTTTCACCCCTTCTGCCAATTCTAGACCAAGCATCACCAAGGTTTGATCGCCAAAAGCGAACGTTACGATATTGAGGTTCTCATGATTTTCAATCTTGATGACCTCCGCTTTGAGTGGATTCACGGAACGATGTATCCAAAATCATTGAAGATTTTTTTGGCTCTTTTGCTTAAAATAAAG
This genomic window from Sulfurospirillum sp. 1612 contains:
- a CDS encoding TOBE domain-containing protein, producing MNPLKAEVIKIENHENLNIVTFAFGDQTLVMLGLELAEGVKLGSEVELSVKPTHVAIGKEFYGDISFSNQLSAKIIEIDNGILLSSVKLATSDAIFESIVSRKSSQRMDLNVGDSVNLFFKASDLYIKRVL